A stretch of the Nicotiana tabacum cultivar K326 chromosome 6, ASM71507v2, whole genome shotgun sequence genome encodes the following:
- the LOC107785179 gene encoding uncharacterized protein LOC107785179 has protein sequence MMAPGMLYSGGSGAFNFDGVLIQKQRVMSSSSTTTAKEHLGSLFVPGSSSSSYLGSSSMVSFGRVNGGKRSFFDSFDQEENEADELGEYFHQAEKKRRLTENQVQFLEKSFGEESKLEPERKVQLAKELGLQPRQIAIWFQNRRARWKTKQLEKEYEALRNQYDNLKSDYNNLLKEKENLRAEVFQLTDKLLLKERKNGQLTLPDFQKHSDASPKETMADPISRVKMSNVSAQVLKQQQEDLSSGKSDILDSESPHYTDGVHSSFIEQGDSSYVFEPEPPDLSQDDEEKFNKTMLSTANLLAKAEDDDYRVTSSNVSYFGFPVEDQGFGFWSY, from the exons ATGATGGCTCCAGGGATGCTCTACAGTGGTGGGTCTGGTGCTTTTAATTTCGACGGTGTTTTGATTCAGAAACAGAGGGTtatgtcttcttcttctactaCTACTGCAAAAGAGCATCTTGGTTCTCTATTTGTCCCcggctcttcttcttcttcttatttgg GATCCAGTTCTATGGTCAGTTTCGGCCGTGTTAATGGAGGGAAGAGGTCATTCTTTGACTCATTCGATCAAGAAGAGAATGAAGCTGATGAATTGGGAGAGTATTTTCATCAAGCAGAGAAGAAGAGGCGACTTACAGAAAACCAAGTTCAGTTTCTTGAGAAGAGTTTTGGGGAAGAGAGCAAACTGGAACCAGAAAGAAAAGTCCAGCTTGCTAAAGAACTTGGTCTGCAGCCTCGCCAAATTGCAATATGGTTTCAGAATCGTCGCGCACGATGGAAGACTAAACAGCTCGAGAAAGAATATGAAGCATTAAGGAATCAATATGACAATCTGAAATCAGATTACAATAATCTTCTCAAGGAAAAGGAAAATCTTAGAGCTGAG GTTTTCCAGCTCACTGATAAGCTGCTTCTCAAAGAGAGAAAAAACGGGCAATTGACTCTACCCGACTTCCAGAAACACTCCGATGCATCGCCAAAAGAAACCATGGCTGATCCTATTTCAAGGGTTAAAATGTCCAATGTGTCAGCTCAGGTTCTTAAGCAGCAGCAGGAAGATCTAAGCTCTGGTAAGAGCGATATCTTAGACTCAGAAAGCCCACATTACACTGATGGGGTGCATTCCTCTTTCATAGAGCAGGGGGATTCTTCTTATGTATTTGAACCTGAACCGCCCGATTTAtctcaagatgatgaagaaaaatTCAATAAGACTATGCTCTCTACGGCCAACTTGCTTGCAAAAGCCGAGGATGATGATTATCGCGTGACATCCTCAAATGTAAGCTACTTCGGATTTCCAGTTGAAGACCAAGGTTTTGGCTTCTGGTCCTATTGA
- the LOC107785178 gene encoding uncharacterized protein LOC107785178, with the protein MAAQVHLRANNCILLPSTSFSVLNSSKDSGENRSVLGLGRSFLGLNDRRILANRRVINKRRNDSSWVITRASAGGAAIWDGFMPEKSSKAPALSDVFWPSAGAFAAMAMLGKIDQILAPKGISMTIAPLGAVCAVLFATPSSPGARKYNMFMAQIGCAAIGVLAFTLLGPGWLARSTALSAAMAFMIYTRSVHPPAASLPLVFIDGAKLHHLNYWYALFPGAAACILLCLIQEMVCYLKENVKF; encoded by the exons ATGGCGGCGCAGGTTCATCTCCGTGCTAATAATTGCATTTTGTTGCCGTCAACGTCATTTTCTGTATTGAATTCTTCAAAAGATTCTGGGGAAAACAGATCAGTCCTAGGCCTGGGGAGATCCTTCTTGGGTTTGAATGACAGAAGAATATTAGCAAACAGGAGAGTGATAAATAAAAGAAGGAATGATTCTTCTTGGGTCATAACTAGAGCGTCAGCAGGAGGTGCAGCAATATGGGATGGTTTTATGCCGGAAAAGAGCTCCAAAGCTCCTGCACTTAGTGACGTTTTCTGGCCTTCTGCAG GGGCATTTGCGGCAATGGCTATGCTAGGAAAGATAGACCAAATATTGGCACCGAAAGGGATATCGATGACTATAGCTCCATTAGGAGCTGTTTGTGCTGTCCTCTTTGCCACCCCTTCTTCTCCTGGTGCTAGG AAGTACAATATGTTTATGGCACAAATCGGTTGTGCAGCCATTGGTGTTTTGGCATTCACATTATTGGGGCCAGGGTGGCTAGCTCGAAGCACAGCCCTTTCTGCTGCCATGGCTTTCATGATTTATACTCGTTCTGTTCATCCTCCTG CTGCAAGTCTGCCGTTAGTTTTCATTGATGGAGCTAAGCTGCATCATCTCAACTATTGGTATGCTCTGTTCCCTGGAGCTGCTGCTTGCATTCTTCTATGTTTAATC CAAGAGATGGTGTGTTACCTAAAAGAGAATGTCAAATTCTGA